One bacterium genomic region harbors:
- a CDS encoding bifunctional 3,4-dihydroxy-2-butanone-4-phosphate synthase/GTP cyclohydrolase II, translating to MKSNNEFVFNTIEEGIEDIKAGKMLIVVDDPDRENEGDLVMAAELCKPKDVNFITKEGRGILCLPITEEKAKELELDLMVQNNTALHGTPFSVSIDYKHGTTTGISTHDRAITINRAADIKVNPEDFGRPGHIFPLIAKKGGVLKRAGHTEAVVDLVKLAGLNPVGVLCEILAEDGTMARVPKLMEFAKKHNLKIITIADLIEYRMAREHFIQKKVVVDLPTRYGSFKLHLYENTLDSLDNPMALVKGDINTGEPVLVRVHSECLTGDIFGSRRCDCGEQLIAAMSMVEREGKGVVLYMRQEGRGIGLVNKLLAYHLQEQGKDTVEANEALGFKADLRDYGTGAQILKDLGLKKIRLLTNNPKKVIGLKGYDLEIVERIPLEIPPNPVNEKYLKTKRDRLGHLLHSE from the coding sequence ATGAAGAGTAATAACGAATTTGTTTTCAACACTATTGAAGAGGGAATCGAAGATATCAAAGCAGGAAAAATGCTGATAGTTGTTGATGATCCTGATAGAGAGAATGAAGGCGATCTGGTGATGGCTGCCGAATTATGCAAACCAAAGGACGTTAACTTTATTACTAAAGAAGGTCGTGGAATTCTTTGTTTGCCGATCACCGAAGAAAAAGCAAAAGAACTTGAACTCGATTTGATGGTTCAAAACAATACTGCACTGCACGGTACTCCCTTCTCAGTTTCAATCGATTATAAGCACGGAACAACAACGGGTATATCTACACACGATAGAGCCATAACAATAAATCGTGCTGCAGATATTAAAGTTAATCCTGAAGATTTCGGACGGCCGGGACATATTTTCCCTTTAATTGCAAAAAAAGGTGGAGTATTAAAACGTGCCGGTCATACCGAAGCTGTAGTTGACCTTGTAAAATTAGCAGGACTAAATCCTGTCGGAGTTCTTTGTGAAATTCTTGCAGAAGACGGAACAATGGCTCGTGTTCCGAAGCTGATGGAGTTTGCAAAGAAGCATAATTTGAAAATTATCACCATTGCTGATCTCATAGAATACAGGATGGCGAGAGAACATTTCATTCAGAAAAAAGTTGTTGTTGATCTTCCTACTAGATATGGTTCTTTCAAGCTTCATCTTTATGAAAATACGCTTGATTCTCTCGATAACCCGATGGCACTTGTAAAAGGAGATATAAATACCGGTGAACCTGTGCTTGTGAGAGTCCATTCAGAATGTTTAACGGGAGATATTTTCGGTTCAAGACGCTGTGATTGCGGCGAACAATTAATTGCTGCAATGAGCATGGTTGAGAGAGAAGGAAAAGGTGTTGTTCTTTATATGCGTCAGGAAGGAAGAGGAATTGGACTGGTCAACAAGCTACTCGCCTATCATCTCCAGGAACAAGGCAAAGATACTGTCGAAGCAAATGAAGCACTCGGCTTTAAAGCTGATTTGAGAGATTATGGAACCGGTGCGCAAATTCTCAAAGACCTTGGATTGAAAAAAATCAGGCTGTTGACAAACAATCCCAAAAAAGTAATCGGTTTGAAAGGCTATGATCTGGAAATTGTCGAAAGAATACCGCTTGAGATTCCACCGAACCCGGTAAATGAAAAATATTTGAAAACAAAACGTGACAGATTAGGTCATCTTCTTCATTCAGAATAA
- the ribD gene encoding bifunctional diaminohydroxyphosphoribosylaminopyrimidine deaminase/5-amino-6-(5-phosphoribosylamino)uracil reductase RibD translates to MNDKYYLKKCFSLARKAQGSVSPNPLVGAVLVKNGKVIGKGWHKKYGIAHAEVNAIQNATEDIAGSTLYCNLEPCCHTNKQTPPCVPLVINKKIKKVVISNLDPNKNVNGKGIKQLQDAGIEVITGIAEDEGKDLNKFYFKYVSENIPYITLKIAQSIDGKISESKNKQTWLTGKESIKYVHKLRGEYDAVLVGANTIKVDNPLLTLREIKGRNPVRVVIDGKLSIPVKSKIFNSSDPEKTWIFTSSTSSSKKIFQLEQLGAKVFKIRSSANKEIRLIQVLKSLAENKITSLLVEGGQKIFTQFLDQNLFDEIVILQSPKILSRGINAFESGKSKALETKEISKLGNDIRIVFGRKFAD, encoded by the coding sequence ATGAACGATAAATATTATTTAAAAAAGTGTTTTAGTCTTGCCCGGAAAGCACAAGGAAGTGTGAGTCCGAATCCACTTGTCGGTGCTGTACTTGTAAAAAACGGTAAAGTGATCGGAAAGGGTTGGCATAAAAAGTACGGAATAGCTCATGCAGAAGTAAATGCGATTCAAAATGCAACTGAAGATATCGCTGGCTCAACACTTTATTGTAACCTCGAACCTTGCTGTCACACTAATAAGCAAACTCCTCCCTGTGTTCCGTTGGTAATCAATAAAAAAATTAAAAAAGTTGTAATCAGCAATCTCGATCCTAATAAAAATGTAAATGGGAAAGGCATCAAGCAATTACAAGATGCAGGAATAGAAGTCATCACCGGGATTGCAGAAGACGAAGGTAAAGATTTAAATAAATTTTATTTCAAATATGTGTCTGAAAATATTCCATACATCACTTTAAAAATTGCGCAGTCAATCGATGGGAAAATCAGTGAATCAAAAAACAAGCAAACCTGGCTAACAGGAAAAGAATCTATTAAATATGTTCACAAACTAAGAGGTGAGTATGATGCGGTTTTGGTTGGTGCAAATACGATCAAAGTTGATAATCCCCTTCTTACATTAAGAGAAATTAAAGGAAGAAATCCGGTCAGAGTTGTAATTGATGGAAAACTGAGTATTCCTGTAAAATCAAAGATTTTTAACTCTTCCGATCCTGAAAAAACGTGGATCTTCACTTCGTCAACATCAAGTTCAAAAAAAATTTTTCAGCTGGAACAATTGGGAGCTAAAGTATTTAAAATTCGATCATCAGCTAATAAAGAAATTAGACTGATTCAAGTTTTAAAAAGTCTGGCTGAGAATAAAATTACTTCCCTACTTGTGGAAGGTGGACAAAAGATTTTCACACAATTTTTAGATCAAAATCTTTTTGATGAGATTGTAATACTTCAAAGTCCGAAAATTTTAAGTCGCGGAATTAATGCTTTTGAATCGGGTAAATCTAAAGCACTTGAAACCAAAGAAATTTCAAAACTGGGTAATGATATAAGGATAGTTTTTGGCAGGAAATTCGCTGATTAG
- a CDS encoding metal ABC transporter ATP-binding protein: MDKNSTLIKFDDVSIGYGTKVIHRNINIEIEKNDFIGLVGPNGSGKTTFLKTLLGNIKPLSGVIEKKDIIFGYVPQRDTVQPLLPYTVHDVVMMGRYSLMGLLRKPSKSDEEKVEECMEKVGIAQLKNNNYNSLSGGQRQRTLIARALAVRPDVLILDEPTNGMDTPSHYSLLNLISDLHLNRNLTVLLVSHLLSDVANLVKKLMLFESGKFQSGSIEEMLSEKNLAQTYSADIRVKKINGEFYISSRHGE, from the coding sequence ATGGATAAAAATAGTACGCTAATAAAATTTGATGACGTTTCTATTGGTTACGGAACAAAGGTAATTCATAGAAATATTAATATTGAAATAGAGAAGAATGATTTCATTGGATTGGTTGGACCTAATGGTTCCGGCAAAACAACTTTTTTAAAGACATTACTTGGAAACATAAAACCGCTGTCAGGAGTGATTGAGAAAAAAGATATAATATTTGGTTATGTTCCGCAGCGGGATACTGTTCAGCCATTGTTGCCCTATACAGTGCACGACGTTGTTATGATGGGAAGATATTCACTTATGGGTCTGCTCAGGAAGCCATCGAAATCTGATGAAGAAAAAGTTGAAGAGTGTATGGAAAAAGTTGGTATTGCTCAGTTAAAAAATAATAACTATAACAGTCTGAGCGGCGGACAACGACAGAGAACACTAATTGCCCGAGCGCTTGCAGTTCGACCTGATGTTTTGATTCTCGATGAACCGACGAACGGAATGGATACTCCTTCACATTACTCTTTACTCAATTTAATATCGGATCTACATTTAAATAGAAATCTTACTGTGCTTCTTGTCAGTCATCTATTGAGTGATGTTGCTAACCTCGTAAAAAAATTAATGCTGTTTGAAAGCGGTAAATTTCAAAGTGGGTCAATCGAGGAAATGCTTTCAGAAAAAAATCTTGCACAGACGTACTCAGCGGATATCCGGGTGAAAAAAATAAACGGAGAGTTTTATATTTCTTCAAGGCATGGTGAATAA
- a CDS encoding riboflavin synthase, with protein MFTGIVEEIGKIERISPIQGGYSIKIKSSKIIEDLTVNDSVSIDGVCLTATNIEIPFFYADAVGATLEKTTFKNLKADSFVNLERSLKMSDRLGGHLVQGHVNGIGSITEIKKLGENYLVKVVIPQELERYLIKEGSIAINGISLTIAELNKNEIAISVIPHTWQNTNFKNKKVNDEVNIEIDILAKYVEKLLIGNDAKLNSSITESWLKQLGY; from the coding sequence ATGTTTACCGGAATAGTTGAGGAAATAGGCAAAATAGAGAGAATTAGCCCAATCCAGGGAGGTTATTCAATTAAAATAAAATCGAGTAAAATAATTGAAGATCTCACAGTCAATGATTCTGTTTCCATCGATGGAGTTTGCCTCACAGCCACAAATATAGAAATTCCATTTTTTTATGCAGATGCTGTTGGTGCAACCCTGGAAAAAACTACATTTAAAAATCTAAAAGCCGATTCATTTGTGAATCTTGAGAGATCTTTAAAGATGAGTGATAGACTTGGTGGTCATTTAGTTCAAGGACATGTGAATGGCATCGGAAGCATTACAGAAATTAAAAAGCTTGGTGAAAATTATCTTGTAAAAGTTGTAATTCCTCAGGAACTGGAAAGGTATTTAATCAAAGAAGGTTCTATTGCTATAAATGGTATAAGTCTAACCATTGCGGAATTGAACAAAAATGAAATTGCAATCTCTGTTATTCCACATACGTGGCAGAATACAAACTTTAAAAACAAAAAAGTGAATGATGAAGTAAATATTGAAATTGATATTTTAGCCAAGTACGTTGAGAAATTATTAATTGGGAATGATGCTAAACTAAATTCAAGCATAACAGAAAGCTGGTTAAAGCAGCTTGGCTATTAA
- the aroF gene encoding 3-deoxy-7-phosphoheptulonate synthase yields MKRLAETKVQKINKEHNTIIEEGSVFFGEGHFTVIAGPCALESEEIAIKTAKAVEYAGAKAFRCSLFKPRTSPYTYQGYGIDGVELLKKLHAETNLLLETEILSTEHLDALASEADILRIGSRNMDNYELLKAVGKTNKPVILKRNMSATLEEFLLAAEYILSVGNEKVILCERGIRTFENYTRNTLDILAVPALKELTHLPVIVDPSHSTGKSSLVPAASKAAIAAGADGLMIEVHPDPVSSYSDGQQSLDIPSFEKLMKELSELANLLGKKTSTTVFS; encoded by the coding sequence ATGAAAAGATTAGCAGAAACAAAAGTTCAGAAAATTAATAAAGAGCATAATACAATTATAGAAGAAGGCTCAGTTTTTTTTGGAGAAGGCCACTTCACTGTCATTGCAGGTCCTTGTGCTCTCGAAAGTGAAGAGATTGCCATAAAAACTGCAAAAGCTGTTGAGTATGCAGGTGCAAAAGCATTCCGCTGTTCGCTATTTAAACCCAGAACCTCTCCATATACTTACCAAGGTTATGGAATTGATGGAGTTGAACTTTTAAAGAAGCTTCACGCTGAAACGAATCTCCTGCTTGAAACTGAAATATTAAGCACAGAACATCTCGATGCTCTGGCTAGTGAAGCTGACATTTTAAGAATTGGCTCAAGAAATATGGATAATTATGAATTACTTAAAGCCGTCGGAAAAACGAACAAGCCGGTTATTCTTAAAAGAAATATGAGCGCTACTCTCGAAGAATTTCTGTTAGCAGCTGAGTATATCTTATCAGTTGGAAATGAAAAAGTAATTCTTTGTGAACGAGGAATAAGAACCTTTGAAAACTACACCCGGAATACTTTGGATATTCTTGCTGTTCCGGCTTTAAAGGAACTAACACACCTTCCTGTTATCGTCGATCCATCTCACAGCACAGGTAAAAGTAGTCTTGTACCTGCAGCAAGCAAAGCCGCTATTGCTGCTGGTGCCGATGGATTAATGATTGAAGTTCACCCTGATCCGGTTTCCTCATATTCGGATGGCCAACAATCACTTGATATACCTTCATTCGAAAAGCTCATGAAAGAATTATCGGAACTGGCAAATCTTTTAGGTAAAAAAACTTCGACAACCGTATTTAGTTAA
- a CDS encoding 6,7-dimethyl-8-ribityllumazine synthase — translation MANIIEGKLNAKGKKFGIVVSRFNELISSQLLSGAKDCLIRHDCKEEDITIAWVPGSYEIPLAAKKMAHSKKHDAVICLGAVIRGGTPHFDYIAAEVSKGVAQVGLESNLPVIFGVLTTDNIEQALERAGTKAGNKGWDAALSAIEMVSLFKQL, via the coding sequence ATGGCAAATATTATCGAAGGAAAACTTAACGCTAAAGGAAAGAAATTCGGAATAGTAGTAAGCAGATTTAACGAATTGATTTCTTCACAGCTGCTTTCCGGTGCAAAGGATTGTCTTATCAGACATGATTGCAAGGAAGAGGATATAACAATTGCGTGGGTACCTGGCTCGTACGAAATTCCATTAGCTGCAAAAAAGATGGCTCACTCAAAAAAGCATGATGCAGTAATTTGTCTAGGTGCTGTTATTCGCGGCGGAACACCTCATTTCGATTATATCGCCGCTGAAGTTTCCAAAGGAGTTGCTCAGGTTGGACTTGAATCAAATCTGCCGGTTATTTTCGGTGTACTAACCACTGATAATATTGAGCAAGCGTTGGAAAGAGCTGGAACAAAAGCTGGTAACAAGGGATGGGATGCAGCTCTTTCGGCAATAGAAATGGTCAGTTTGTTTAAGCAGCTGTGA
- a CDS encoding arylsulfatase, translated as MLKNYLLIIFFCASLTLFAQEKPNILVIWGDDIGWSNVSAYSHGMMGYQTPNIDRIAKEGAMFTDWYAQQSCTAGRAAFILGQHPFRTGLLTIGMPGSEQGIKDNQPTIAELLKPLGYTSGQFGKNHLGDRDEMLPTNHGFDEFYGNLYHLNAEEEPETYYYPDDPEFHKKYGPRGVLHSYSDGRIEDTGPMTRKRMETADEEFTNAAIAFIEKAHKDGKPFFVWLSATRMHVWTHLKPESDGVTGIGLYPDGMVEHDKAIGVVLKKLEDLGIIDNTIIMYSTDNGAEKFTWPDGGTTPFAGEKGSTWEGGFRVPCVIRWLGVIKPGTIDNNIYSHEDMMPTLLAAAGVPDIKERLLSGYQAGAKTFKVHLDGYNQMQFWKGEVKEDPRKEIFYFDAGGNLNAIRYENWKLHFSYMEGSINEGFRKTPSWPLVINLRADPFEVSWKSALYTRWYGDNMWLFVPAQTITGKFLATFKDFPPVMGSSLGIDKVLESMQSKPQN; from the coding sequence ATGCTCAAAAATTATTTGTTAATAATTTTCTTCTGTGCAAGTCTAACTTTGTTTGCACAGGAGAAACCTAACATTCTAGTTATCTGGGGTGATGATATTGGCTGGTCAAATGTAAGTGCTTACAGCCATGGAATGATGGGTTATCAGACACCCAATATTGACCGGATTGCTAAGGAAGGTGCTATGTTTACCGACTGGTATGCACAGCAATCCTGTACTGCCGGTAGAGCAGCCTTTATTCTTGGTCAGCATCCTTTCAGGACTGGTTTGTTAACCATTGGTATGCCAGGCTCAGAACAAGGTATCAAGGATAATCAGCCAACTATAGCGGAACTACTAAAACCACTTGGTTATACTTCAGGTCAATTTGGGAAAAACCATCTTGGGGACAGAGATGAAATGTTACCAACAAATCACGGGTTTGATGAGTTTTATGGAAATCTATATCACTTAAACGCAGAAGAAGAACCTGAAACATATTACTATCCTGACGATCCTGAATTTCACAAAAAATATGGACCGCGTGGAGTTTTACATTCATATTCTGATGGAAGAATTGAAGACACAGGACCGATGACCAGAAAAAGAATGGAAACAGCCGATGAAGAGTTTACAAACGCTGCAATCGCATTTATAGAAAAAGCTCATAAAGATGGAAAGCCATTTTTTGTTTGGTTGAGTGCGACTCGTATGCACGTCTGGACTCATCTAAAACCTGAAAGTGATGGTGTAACAGGAATTGGACTTTATCCTGATGGAATGGTAGAACACGATAAAGCAATTGGTGTAGTTCTTAAAAAACTTGAAGACCTTGGAATAATTGACAATACTATTATTATGTATTCAACTGATAATGGTGCGGAAAAATTCACCTGGCCTGATGGCGGAACAACACCGTTTGCAGGCGAGAAAGGGTCTACCTGGGAAGGTGGATTCAGAGTTCCGTGTGTGATCCGCTGGCTCGGGGTTATTAAACCCGGAACAATTGACAACAATATTTATTCTCACGAAGATATGATGCCAACATTACTAGCGGCAGCCGGTGTTCCAGACATAAAAGAAAGACTACTTTCCGGTTATCAGGCTGGAGCAAAAACTTTTAAAGTACACTTAGATGGATACAACCAGATGCAATTCTGGAAAGGTGAAGTAAAAGAAGATCCAAGAAAAGAAATTTTTTATTTTGATGCTGGTGGAAATTTAAATGCCATCAGATACGAAAACTGGAAACTTCATTTTTCCTATATGGAAGGCTCAATCAATGAAGGATTTCGTAAAACTCCATCCTGGCCATTAGTCATAAATTTACGAGCTGATCCTTTTGAGGTTTCATGGAAATCTGCTCTGTATACAAGATGGTATGGGGATAATATGTGGTTGTTCGTTCCGGCACAGACAATTACAGGAAAGTTTCTTGCGACTTTTAAAGATTTCCCACCAGTAATGGGATCGTCTTTAGGTATTGATAAAGTACTGGAAAGTATGCAGTCAAAACCGCAGAATTAA
- a CDS encoding metal ABC transporter permease produces the protein MDTINILFELFPYALLGSIAAGIICSFLGVFVVSQRVVFLGAALTQAAIAGVAFSFLHLLNLEQMLASAFSIEVIDDSFLHHFEHTFFSLLFAVIAVIIFSQSSRQKFITQDSLLGIIFVAAIALRIIFIQKSPIAEVAEIESILKGDILFIGANEFFTLLILLIMIFFIFSLFSKQLKFVTFDADTASAHGINDRLWLLIFYLIVGVGISLTTRFVGDVFTFAFLILPASTALLLAKRITSVFIYSVLIGSIIPPIAIYVAFVYDISSGPTAVVAALLIFLIVFVIKKIKK, from the coding sequence TTGGATACAATCAATATTCTTTTTGAACTATTCCCTTATGCATTACTCGGAAGTATTGCAGCAGGAATAATTTGTAGTTTCCTTGGTGTCTTTGTTGTTTCACAGAGAGTAGTTTTCCTTGGAGCCGCATTAACTCAGGCAGCTATTGCTGGCGTTGCATTTTCATTTCTTCACTTATTAAATCTTGAACAAATGCTAGCTTCTGCATTTAGTATCGAAGTAATTGACGATTCCTTCTTACATCATTTTGAGCATACATTTTTTTCATTACTGTTTGCTGTAATTGCAGTAATCATTTTTTCACAGAGTAGTCGTCAAAAGTTCATAACTCAGGATAGTTTGTTAGGGATAATTTTTGTAGCAGCGATCGCATTAAGAATCATATTCATTCAAAAAAGTCCTATTGCGGAAGTTGCTGAAATAGAATCAATATTAAAAGGTGACATTCTCTTCATTGGTGCGAATGAGTTTTTTACACTGCTGATACTTTTAATTATGATCTTTTTCATTTTCTCTCTTTTCAGTAAGCAGCTCAAGTTTGTTACATTCGATGCAGATACTGCTTCTGCACATGGAATAAACGACAGGTTGTGGTTATTAATTTTTTATCTCATAGTTGGAGTCGGAATCTCATTGACAACGAGGTTTGTCGGTGATGTTTTCACATTTGCATTTTTAATCCTTCCGGCTTCTACTGCATTATTACTGGCAAAGCGGATTACAAGTGTTTTTATTTATTCGGTTCTGATTGGATCAATCATTCCGCCGATTGCCATCTATGTAGCATTTGTGTATGATATATCAAGCGGTCCAACAGCAGTTGTAGCGGCATTGCTTATATTTCTGATTGTTTTTGTGATTAAAAAAATCAAGAAATGA
- a CDS encoding DUF748 domain-containing protein has protein sequence MNSKKEKKSRFYKLIRILVYVAFALVIIYSIAGFFIVPMIVKSEAVDYIKEEFKRDVEIESVSFNPFSFTLSVEGFKLFEKDKEGTFLSFKEFFINISLLPLLSKEVNFEEIRLTEPDGNIIRYNEEEFNFSDLMKTSTEQNVDSIKTEDNVEPWEIFIQKFELQRLHLLITDRAVSPPGETRVDSFSVVVTNLRFNSSDTSDFYLTSNLRHGGSFSLSGNFSMTPLKADLNFTLNQANLKPLAPYLAQFTYLRLDDGLLSIDGNIKIDEPDPSEKMDISFTTNTSITNFVLYDTKHDERFLEWKELKISDIKGKLNPMQVSISEVNLQNLYTRIAIAEDKSINLIEVLKESPVQVDSGQTSDTLFIKSTDTENEQIDFKYDISSIKIENSEMYFSDFSLPLKFASKIHQLNGSIDGFSSENPLGAEIKMEGTVDEYGYAKINGRMDPFDPIAYSNIKMNFHNIELTNLTPYTVEFLGYEVESGKLSLDIAYKIDKGMLTSYNKIFLNKFTLGDEYEGQEGLGLPIKLAIALLKDADGNIDLDLEVEGDLNDPETDTGALIWWAVKRVLSTIVTAPFRFLGGLLGIGGEELESVDFEVGKSELQNHQFEKMINLSKIMAERPGIVLEIYGAVDTITDARALREAKFDSIYNQKLMGGGSDSTLKRTNTDYTKGQQILEEMFVKAYNDSLLNLVKVKHSIDSVESGDLRNYLEELKEKIVSVQHVTEIEFQMLATERAEVVRNHMMTVHQIPAERIAIKENEIFEDEDRNWVRCRLGIGSLE, from the coding sequence ATGAATAGTAAGAAAGAAAAAAAGTCACGCTTTTACAAGCTGATTAGAATTTTGGTCTATGTTGCATTTGCACTGGTGATCATTTATAGTATAGCAGGATTCTTTATCGTTCCTATGATCGTTAAAAGTGAAGCGGTTGATTATATAAAAGAGGAATTCAAACGCGATGTTGAAATCGAATCTGTTTCCTTCAATCCATTCTCCTTTACACTTTCAGTTGAGGGGTTTAAATTATTTGAGAAAGACAAAGAGGGGACGTTTTTGTCTTTTAAAGAATTCTTCATAAACATCAGTTTACTTCCATTACTGAGTAAGGAGGTTAACTTTGAAGAAATAAGATTAACCGAACCGGATGGAAATATTATCCGTTATAATGAAGAAGAATTTAACTTTTCGGATCTAATGAAGACATCAACTGAGCAGAATGTTGATTCTATAAAAACTGAAGACAATGTAGAACCTTGGGAGATTTTCATTCAGAAATTTGAATTGCAGAGACTTCATTTACTAATCACAGACAGAGCAGTAAGTCCTCCCGGAGAAACAAGGGTTGACAGCTTCAGTGTGGTCGTTACAAACCTAAGATTCAATTCATCAGATACATCTGATTTTTATTTGACATCAAATCTCAGACACGGCGGAAGCTTTTCTCTTAGCGGCAATTTCTCAATGACTCCACTAAAAGCAGATTTAAATTTTACTCTAAACCAAGCCAACTTGAAACCTTTAGCTCCATACCTGGCACAATTTACATATTTACGATTGGACGATGGGTTACTATCAATTGACGGAAACATCAAAATTGATGAACCTGATCCATCAGAAAAAATGGATATTTCTTTTACGACTAATACGAGCATCACAAATTTTGTTCTTTATGATACCAAACACGATGAAAGATTTCTTGAATGGAAAGAACTAAAAATTTCGGATATCAAGGGGAAGCTTAATCCAATGCAGGTTTCGATTAGCGAAGTGAATCTGCAAAATCTTTATACAAGAATTGCTATCGCTGAAGATAAAAGCATAAATTTGATTGAAGTGCTGAAAGAATCTCCGGTGCAAGTTGATTCCGGACAAACCTCTGATACACTTTTTATTAAATCTACTGATACTGAAAACGAGCAGATAGACTTTAAATATGACATTAGCAGTATAAAAATTGAAAACAGTGAAATGTATTTTTCTGATTTCAGTTTGCCCTTAAAATTTGCATCTAAAATACATCAACTGAATGGTTCGATAGATGGCTTCTCCAGTGAAAATCCGCTTGGAGCAGAAATAAAAATGGAAGGAACTGTTGATGAATATGGATACGCAAAAATTAATGGCAGAATGGATCCGTTTGATCCGATTGCATATTCAAACATAAAAATGAATTTCCACAATATTGAATTAACCAATCTCACTCCCTACACAGTAGAGTTTCTCGGATACGAGGTTGAAAGCGGAAAACTCTCTTTAGATATTGCATACAAGATCGACAAGGGCATGCTTACTTCATATAATAAAATATTTCTGAACAAATTCACTTTGGGTGATGAGTACGAAGGGCAGGAGGGATTAGGGCTTCCAATAAAACTGGCAATTGCACTACTAAAAGATGCTGATGGGAATATCGACCTGGATCTGGAAGTTGAAGGAGATTTAAATGATCCCGAAACTGATACCGGTGCATTAATCTGGTGGGCTGTTAAAAGAGTGCTTTCTACAATTGTTACGGCACCATTTCGTTTTCTAGGAGGTTTGCTCGGTATTGGCGGTGAAGAACTCGAGTCAGTTGATTTTGAAGTTGGCAAATCTGAATTACAAAATCACCAGTTCGAGAAAATGATAAACTTGTCAAAAATTATGGCTGAACGTCCAGGAATTGTGCTAGAGATTTATGGCGCGGTAGATACAATAACAGATGCACGGGCACTGCGTGAAGCAAAATTTGATAGCATTTATAATCAAAAATTAATGGGTGGAGGAAGTGATTCAACTTTAAAAAGGACGAATACCGACTACACCAAAGGACAGCAGATTCTTGAAGAGATGTTCGTCAAGGCTTACAACGATTCATTATTAAATCTTGTTAAAGTAAAACATTCTATTGATTCAGTTGAGTCCGGCGACCTGAGAAATTACCTTGAAGAACTTAAAGAGAAAATTGTTTCCGTTCAGCATGTCACTGAAATTGAATTCCAGATGCTGGCTACAGAAAGAGCTGAAGTTGTTAGAAATCATATGATGACAGTTCATCAGATACCCGCAGAAAGAATCGCAATCAAAGAAAATGAAATCTTTGAAGATGAAGATCGTAATTGGGTGAGATGCAGACTCGGAATAGGTTCTTTGGAATGA